In Notolabrus celidotus isolate fNotCel1 chromosome 10, fNotCel1.pri, whole genome shotgun sequence, one DNA window encodes the following:
- the LOC117820736 gene encoding TBC1 domain family member 8-like, whose amino-acid sequence MWLNPEEALLKNALKLWVTERSNDFFLLQRRRGHGEPTGRFTGLLVGALDTVLDSNARVTPFRILLQVPGSQISWVIASGAAIEEVNKHWDWLVHNLLHSLSVFENKEDVASFVRGKVKGLIAEDVRGRQAAQERTLRSSGRLC is encoded by the exons ATGTGGCTGAACCCGGAGGAAGCTCTGCTGAAAAACGCTCTGAAGCTGTGGGTGACCGAGAGGAGCAACGacttcttcctcctgcagaggaggagaggccaTGGGGAGCCCACAGGCAGGTTCACAG GTCTCCTGGTGGGGGCGCTGGACACAGTCCTGGACTCCAATGCCAGGGTCACACCCTTCCGCATCCTCCTCCAGGTTCCCGGCTCCCAGATCAGCTGGGTGATCGCCAGCG gAGCAGCCATAGAAGAGGTGAACAAGCACTGGGATTGGCTGGTCCACAACCTGCttcactctctgtctgtgtttgagaaCAAAGAGGATGTGGCCAGCTTTGTCCGAGGAAAAGTCAAG GGTCTTATAGCGGAGGATGTTCGGGGTCGCCAGGCGGCACAAGAGAGGACCCTCAGAAGTTCAGGGAGGCTCTGCTGA
- the pdcl3 gene encoding LOW QUALITY PROTEIN: phosducin-like protein 3 (The sequence of the model RefSeq protein was modified relative to this genomic sequence to represent the inferred CDS: deleted 1 base in 1 codon) yields the protein MQDPNEDTEWNDILRKKGILPPKEVPKDDEEEELALQQQSIVKTYEDMTLEELEDNEDEFGEEDEAAIELYRQKRIAEWKATQVKNVFGEMVEISGQDYVKEVNKAGEGIWVVLHLYKQGIPLCTLINQHLGALARKFPQTKFLKSISTTCIPNYPDRNLPTIFVYFEGEMKGQFIGPLVFGGMNLKVDELEWRLSETGAIKTDLEENPKKQIEDKLMTSIRCSMPSGKDSDSEDED from the exons ATGCAG GACCCAAATGAAGACACAGAGTGGAATGATATcctgagg aaaaaagggaTTCTTCCTCCCAAAGAGGTACCCAAAGAtgacgaagaggaggagctggCCCTCCAACAGCAGTCTATCG TTAAAACGTATGAGGACATGACGCTGGAAGAACTGGAAGACAACGAAGATGAGTTTGGTGAAGAAGACGAAGCTGCCATTGAATTGTACAG ACAGAAGCGGATTGCAGAGTGGAAGGCGACTCAGGTGAAGAACGTGTTCGGTGAGATGGTGGAAATCTCAGGGCAGGATTACGTCAAGGAGGTCAACAAGGCCGGAGAAGGCATCTGGGTGGTTCTGCACCTCTACAAACAAGG CATCCCTCTGTGTACCCTCATCAACCAGCACCTGGGCGCGTTAGCCAGGAAGTTTCCTCAGACCAAGTTCCTCAAGTCCATCTCCACCACCTGCATCCCCAACTACCCAGACCGCAACCTGCCCACCATCTTCGTCTACTTTGAGGGAGAGATGAAGGGCCAGTTCATCGGACCGCTGGTGTTTGGGGGCATGAACCTAAAAGTTGATG AGCTGGAATGGAGGTTATCAGAGACCGGCGCTATAAAGACAGACCTGGAAGAAAACCCTAAGAAGCAAATCGAAGACAAGCTCATGACGTCGATCAGATGTTCGATGCCTTCAGGAAAGGACAGTGACTCTGAGGACGAGGACTAG
- the nms gene encoding uncharacterized protein nms isoform X2 — protein sequence MTLRTVRQLFLLCLIWFLGSLSTTDSSPYDRWEDGIMLRKVRGSQSGDYSDVLLGHQDEEQVQNVFKRFLFHYSKARNSVGPLQQVESHSVHPLMRLSPKLSKRKNKKVLLLIRGLPEGLL from the exons ATGACTCTGAGAACTGTACGAcaactttttcttttatgtttaaTCTGGTTTCTCGGATCTTTGAGCACAACAG ATTCCAGTCCGTATGATCGGTGGGAAGATGGCATCATGCTAAGAAAG GTGCGAGGCAGCCAAAGTGGAGATTATAGTGATGTTTTGTTGGGACACCAGGATGAG GAGCAGGTCCAGAATGTTTTTAAGAGA ttcctgtttcattACTCTAAAGCACGCAACTCTGTGGGACCTCTgcagcaggtggag TCTCACTCAGTTCATCCCTTGATGCGACTTTCCCCCAAACTGTCcaagaggaaaaataagaagGTTCTACTTCTG ATCCGTGGTCTGCCTGAGGGGCTGTTGTAG
- the nms gene encoding uncharacterized protein nms isoform X1, whose product MTLRTVRQLFLLCLIWFLGSLSTTDSSPYDRWEDGIMLRKVRGSQSGDYSDVLLGHQDEEQVQNVFKRFLFHYSKARNSVGPLQQVESHSVHPLMRLSPKLSKRKNKKVLLLKIRGLPEGLL is encoded by the exons ATGACTCTGAGAACTGTACGAcaactttttcttttatgtttaaTCTGGTTTCTCGGATCTTTGAGCACAACAG ATTCCAGTCCGTATGATCGGTGGGAAGATGGCATCATGCTAAGAAAG GTGCGAGGCAGCCAAAGTGGAGATTATAGTGATGTTTTGTTGGGACACCAGGATGAG GAGCAGGTCCAGAATGTTTTTAAGAGA ttcctgtttcattACTCTAAAGCACGCAACTCTGTGGGACCTCTgcagcaggtggag TCTCACTCAGTTCATCCCTTGATGCGACTTTCCCCCAAACTGTCcaagaggaaaaataagaagGTTCTACTTCTG AAGATCCGTGGTCTGCCTGAGGGGCTGTTGTAG